The genomic segment TATGGGTGTCGTTCTGTTTCGGCATCCTGGCTACCCGCTACCGCGATATCGGGCCGCTGCTGTTCTCGATCGTGCAGTTGCTGTTCTTCATGACGCCGATCATCTGGAACGACAACACGCTGCAGCAGCAGGGTGCCGGCCAGTGGGCCAAGATCATCGAACTCAACCCGCTGCTGCACTACCTCGACATCCTGCGCGCTCCCCTGCTCGGTGCTGACCAACACCTGCGGCACTGGGCCGTCGTCATCGGACTGACGATCCTCGGCTGGCTGGTGGCCGCGTTCGCACTGCGGCAATACCGGGCTCGGGTTCCGTACTGGGTCTAGTTGGCGCAGCCTCGCGCTGAAGAATCGTGTCACACCCCGGTGGCATACTCGAATATGTGTTCGATACCCGGTCGGCGAGTGATGTGTCGGTGGTGGATTCCATCGTCGATTCCGCCCACGCCGAGAACCGGGAGGCCGCGCGGCGGCTGGCCTGGATCGGGGAGTTGGTGGCACGGCGCTGCTCCGATGACGAACACGCGCATTGGGCCTGTGATGCGTGGGACGCCGCGGTGGCCGAGGTATCGGCAGCTCTGGGGCTGACCTCCGGCCGAGCCTCAAACGAGATGCTGATGGCGACGGCCTTGCGCCACCGCCTGCCCCGGGTGGCCGAGCTGTTCCTGGCCGGCTCGCTCAGTTATCGGGTGTGTGAGGCGATCACTGATCGCACCTATCTGATTCGCGACCGCGAAACCTTGATGTTGGTGGATACGGCAATCGCCCAGGATGCTCAGACGTGGGGCGCGCTGTCGACGCTGAAGTTGCAGCGCGCCATCGACTTCTGGGTGAACCGCTATGACCCGGGGGCGGTGCGGCAGGTCCGATCCCGGTCCCGGGATCGCGATGTCATCGTCACCGTCGACCCCGGCGCCGGCACCGCTGAAATCATCGGGCGCCTGTCGGCGACCGACGGCGAACTCGTGAAACGCACGCTGACCCGGATCGCCTACTCGGTGTGTGACGACGATCCGCGCACCATGGCCCAACGGCGCTCGGATGCCATGGGCGCCATGGCCGCTGGCGCCGACCGGCTGGCGTGCCTGTGCGACAACCCCGACTGCCCCGCCGCCGATCAGGACGGGCGGGCGGCGAGTGTGGTGGTCCACGTGCTCGCCGACGCTGACGTCCTCGAGTCCGTGCCGGATCCAGACATGCATGGCGAAGGCCCCGAGCCGGGGCCTGTTGAGTGGGTTCTGCGTGACGACGAGCCCGCTGCTGTACCCGAGAGCGCAAGCCCGCGCGGCGCAACCGGGGTGATGACGGGCAACCGAGGCATCGTGCCCGCACCGCTGCTGGCTGAGCTCATCAAGGCTGGGGCGACGGTGCGGCCTTTGCGCCGGCCGAAGGACCAACCCGAACCGCAGTATCGGCCCTCCACGGCACTGGATGAGTGGGTGCGGATGCGGGACATGACGTGTCGCTTCCCGAACTGCGATGTGCCCGCCGAGTTGTGCGATGTCGACCACACCATCGCCTGGCCGTTCGGCCCGACCCATCCGTCGAACCTCGCCTGCAAATGCCGAAAGCACCACCTGCTCAAGACCTTTTGGGCGGGCTGGTCGGATCGTCAGAATCCCGACGGCACGATTGTATGGACGTCGCCGACCGGGCGTACGTACACCACCCGGCCCGGCAGCCACCTGCTGATGCCCACTTGGAACACCACCACCGCCACCCTGCCGCCACCCACCGGCCAACCCCCCACAGCCATCGGCACCATGATGCCTACCCGACGCACAACCCGGGCAGCCCAACGCGCCCAACGCATCACAGCCGAACGCAAACTCAACGACGCCCGCGTCGCCGAACGCACCCGACCGCCACCGTTTTAACCGGGGTAGGACCCGTGGTCGGGCTCCGGGCCGAAGACGAATCGCCTGCCCGACAGCTCATGTGGAGTAATGCGCACGAAGCGCAGCTTCTCGGTCGCGACCCAGGGAAGTAGTTGGGCGCGTTCAGCTTCGTGGATCTCGTCGGACGAACTCAGCACGCGTGCGGTCCCGCGGATGATCACGCTCCAGCCGCCAACGACATTGTGATCGTCGACCTCGAACAGCACCTTGTCGTTCATGACTGTGCTGAACAGCTTGGTGCCCTCGGCCGTTCGGAACAACACCGTGTGGTTCTGAGTCACGAAGTTGACCGGAAAAATCTCCAATTGATCGCCGACCTGCGTCACCAGCCGGCCCAGCGCGGCGCTCTTCAATAGATCCCAACTCTCGTGGTCGCTGAGAACCGCGATCGGATCCTGTTGGACTGTCATGGACAGATTTTCCCGCCGCAAACATGCGTGGTCATAGGGCCGAACGGCCCTCCCCTAAGGTCAGCCGTCACCACGTGTGCTGATGATCCGGTCCGCGATATCGGCGAGTTTGGTGTTCCTCTCCTGTGAGAGCCGCCGCATCAGTTCGAACGCAGCGGTTTCGTCGACCTTGAAGCGCTCCATGATGATGCCTTTGGCCTGACCGATGCGATCGCGGCTGACGACCGCCGAGTGCATCTGTTCGGCATGCCGACTGGCCAGCAAGGCCGCGGCCGCGTGGGCCGCGAGCACCGAGCCGGTCATCACGCTCTCCTCGTCCCATGCCCGGGGTTCAAATCCGAAGAGGTTCAGCGCGCCGGCAGTCTGGTCGCTGGTGTACAGCCGGTACGACATGCCGCTGAGCACGCCGATCTTGATTGCGCCGGCAGCGTAGGCAGGCCACCTCGTGTCAGCGCGAAAATCGTCGACCTGCACGACCAGCTCGCCGGTGGCCGCTGCCAGGCACGGGCCCTCATCAAGAATGCGCTGCAGTTCGTCGAGGTCGTGCGGAAGTTCGCTGGTACCGGCGAGGGACTCGAACCGGCCCCCTCGGCTGACGAGCAATATCCCGGCGGTGTCGATACCGGGAATCAGCTCGACCGCCGCACTTGTGACCTCCGACAGCACGTCCTGGACCGACTTCGGGCCGGCCACTGCTCGTGCCAGCTCTGCCATGCGCCCGGCCAAATCGCGATTTGCGGATGGGGACATGCGCCGTGATTTCCCATCCACAGGTATCTCAACACGTCCGGTGAGCTTGGCCAGCGGTTAGCCGGGTACCTCAGCCCCATGCCATTCCTGCAGTTCAATGACCTGGCCAAACACTTCACCGAGCACTTCCGACGCGTCCAGAACTGCGTCGATCCGCGATATGTGCGACCTGACTGGGTCGCCCGCAACCTGGAACTGGAACGCCACCTCCTGCCCGTTCCACCCGCCGATTTCCTGCGCCACCCGGCGATCCGCTACCAGATGTTCGTCGACGAGCGAGTCGTGGCACACGAGCTCCCGTTCATCCGCCGACGCCTACCCGACGATCAGCTGCTCGCCGAAGACCCGATCGGCGACCCGCCCACCACGACGCTGCCGGACAGCGGCGTCAGGACCTCCTCGAACACCGTGCATCAGCTGTTTCACCTGCTGCGCTATGAAGAGACGACCGGACGGCAGCTGGGCGACATCGGAACCGTCGTCGAATGGGGTGGCGGATTCGGCAGCCTGATGCGACTTCTTGTTCGGCGCCACGGCGGCCAGCCGACGTGTGTGATCTTCGATACGCCGATCTTCTCGGCGGTCCAGTGGCTGTATCTGTCGGCCGTCCTTGGCGAGGACGGCGTCGCGCTCCATTCCAGCGCGCCGGTGGAACCTGTTGCGGGCCGGGTGAACCTGGTCCCGATCGGGTTGGCGATGGATACGACCGTGGCGGCCGATCTGTTCATCTCGAACTGGGCGCTCAACGAGAGCACTTCGGCGGCCCAGCACGACGTGATCGTCCGGGATTGGTTCGGCGCGCACTCACTGCTGCTGGCGATGCATGCCGGTGATCCCCTTACCGAGAGAGCGCTGGACCGCGGCGCGCGAGCGGTGCCGCTCGGCGACTTCATGCCGGGCCAGCAGTATCTGGTCGCGTAACCGGATCAGCGGGTCAGCGTCGCGAGCTCAGCGCGCAGGTTTCCCTGCGCCAGCGCTTCCCATTCACGGCGCGCGTAGTCGGTGCGGAACACACCCGGGCCGCCCAGCAGCGTCACCAGCACCTGCACCCGTCCGCGGCGGAACGCCTCGGTGGGGACGTGGTCGTATTCGGCGCGGATCGCCGCGGTATTGCGCTCGTACCGATCCCTCGGCACGGCCAGGGAAGCCAGGTCGGCATCGGAGAGAACCTCGCCGTTGTGGTCGCCCGGCGCGGGATCGTGCGTGATCGTCAGCCGGATCAGGCGGGCCACCTCGTCGACCAATTGGGGCCGCACGCCGAGACGGGAGAGGTCCTGCTCAGCGCGCTGGGCGCTGCGTTCCTCATCGTCGGGCAGCCCGGCGTAGACCGCATCGTGGTACCAGGCGGCCAACCGCACGGCGTCCGCGTCGTCGGCGAACTCGGCGAGCTCTTCGACGTGGCGCAGGATGTCGCGCAGGTGCTCGACGGAGTGATAGCGGCGGTGCGGTTCGGACCAGGACGCCACCAAGGCGCGGCCCACGTCGGCCACGGCTTGGTCATCGGTATGCCGGGACAGCAGTGTCGCCCAGGCCTCAACCAGATCCTGCACACCACCATGGTGCACTCGGGCGACGCCGGGAGTGAAACGAGATCACCAGTAAGCTTCCGGCGTGGCCGAATTAGCCCCGTCGACACCGCTGAGTCTCAAGACCCAAGTGGTGCGATTCATCGTCACCGGCGGGTTGTCGGCGATCGTCGATTTCGGGCTCTACGTGCTGTTCCTCAAGCTCGGCGTGCAAGTCAACGTGGCCAAGACCCTGAGCTTCATCGCAGGCACCACCACGGCGTACTTGATCAACCGCCGGTGGACGTTCCAGGCGCCGCCGAGCACCGCCCGCTTCGTCGCCGTCGTCGTGCTCTACGCGCTCACCTATGCGGTTCAGGTCGGCATCAACTACCTCTTCTACCTGAAGTTCGCCGGCCATTCGTGGCAGGTTCCGGTGGCCTTCGTCATCGCGCAGGGCACCGCCACCGTCATCAACTTCGTGGTCCAGCGAGCAGTGATATTCCGGTTGAAGTAATCGCGCCGGGTAACCTTTGGCACTGATATGGCTACCGCACTTCCCCTCACGCCGCGTTCCCTGACCGGATTCGGCCGGACCGCACCGAGCGTGGCACAGGTGCTCTCCACACCCGATGTGGAGGTGATCGCCGACGCCGTCCGGCAGGTCGCCGACGCAGATTCGGCCAGTCCGTCGTACCTCCGCCGCGGCATCGTGGCCCGCGGCCTCGGCCGCTCCTACGGCGACCACGCCTGCAATGGCGGAGGCATCGTCGTCGACATGACGCGGCTGAACCGCATCCACTCGCTGTCCGCCGAAACGGCGGTGGCCGACGTGGACGCCGGGGTGAGCCTGGACCAGCTGATGAAGGCGGCATTGCCGTTCGGGCTGTGGGTTCCCGTGCTGCCGGGCACCCGGCAGGTGACCGTCGGCGGCGCGATCGGCTCGGACATCCACGGCAAGAACCACCACAGCGCAGGCAGTTTCGGCAACCACGTGCTGTCGCTGGATCTGCTGATGGCCGACGGTGAAGTGCACACCCTGACCCCGGACGGCCCCGACACCGAGCTGTTCTGGGCGACCGTGGGCGGAAATGGCTTGACAGGCATCGTGATTCGGGCACGTATCGCGATGACCCGGACTGAGACCGCCTATTTCATCGCTGACGGAATCGCCACCGCCGACCTGGACGAGACGGTCGCCGTCCACCAGGACGGCAGCGAAGACAACTACACCTATTCCAGCGCCTGGTTCGACCTGATCAACCCGCCGCCGAAGCTCGGGCGCGCCGCGGTCAGCCGGGGCAGCCTGGCACGACTGGACCAACTGCCACCGAAACTGGCGAAGAACCCGCTGCAGTTCTCGGCGCCGAAACTGCCCGCGGTGCCGAACCTGTTCCCAGTCAGCGTGATGAACAAGTTCTCACTGAGCCTGGTCGGCGAGGCGTTCTACCGGGTCAGCGGCAACTACCAGAACAAGATCGTCAATCTGACGCAGTTCTACCACATGCTCGACATCACCACCGGATGGCAATATGCCTATGGCCCAAACGGTTTCGCGCAGCATCAGTTCCTCGTGCCACCCAACGCGCTGGACGAGTTCAAGGACATCATTCGGTGGATCCAGACTCAGGGCCACTACTCGGCGCTGAACGTGTTCAAGCTGTTCGGACCGGGAAACCCGGCGCCACTGAGCTTCCCGATGGCCGGCTGGAACGTCGCCATGGACTTCCCCAACAACATCGGGGTCAACGCGTTCCTCAACGAGCTCGACGACCGGGTCATGAAATTCGGTGGCCGGGTCTACACCGCCAAGGACTCTCGGGTGAGCGCCGAGAAGTTCCATCGGATGTACCCGCGAGTCGACGAGTGGATTGCGACGCGGCGCAAGGCAGACCCCAACGGCGTGTTCGCCTCCGATATGGCCCGTCGACTCGAACTGCTGTAGAAAGGCATCCCTCGCACCATGATCGACGCCACTGGCAATCCACAGACCATCCTGCTGCTGGGCGGAACCTCCGAGATCGGCCTGGCCATCGTCGAGCGCTACCTGCGCAACGCCAAGGCCCGGGTCATCCTGGCTGATCTGCCGAACGCACCCAAGCGGGACGCCGCGATCGCCCAACTCCAGGCTGCCGGCGCGAAATCGGTGGAGTACCTGGACTTCGACGCCCTGGACACCAAGAGCCACCCCGATGTCATCGAAAAGGCCTGGGCAGGAGGCGATGTCGATGTGGCAATCGTCGCCTTCGGTATCCTCGGCGACGCCGAGGAGCTCTGGCAGAACCAAGCCAAAGCCGTCCTGAGCGCACAGATCAACTACACCGCCGCCGTCTCGGTGGGCGTGCTGATCGGCGAGAAGATGCGGGCTCAGGGGTTCGGCCAAATCATCGCCATGTCGTCGGTGGCCGGTGAACGGGTGCGGCGCAACAACTTCGTCTACGGCTCCACCAAGGCCGGCCTGGACGGGTTCTACCTCGGCCTCGGAGAGGCATTGCAGGAGTACGGCGTTCACGTACTCGTCATCCGGCCCGGCCAGGTGCGCACCACCACCACGCTGGAGCACTGGAAGGCCACCGGCGCCAAGGAGGCTCCTTTCACGGTGAACGCCGAGGACGTCGCCGAACTGGCCGTGACATCGGCAGCCAAGGGCAAGAGCCTCGTGTGGGCGCCCGGTCAGGTCCGTGTGCTGATGTCGGTGATCCGGCACATCCCGCGGCCCATCTTCCGCAAGCTGCCGATCTAGCACCCCGATGGGGAAAAGCGCGCTGGCCACCGCGGGCCAGATGGTTGCGGCAGTCGTTGCAGCCGTTCTGGTTTCGACCATCGCGCTGATCGCGATCTCGCGGGTCCAATGGCCGGCCTTCCCCTCGTCGAACCAACTCCACGCACTGACCACCGTCGGTCAGGTCGGGTGCCTGGTGCTCCTGCTGGGCACCGGATTCCTCTGGCGCCGAGGGCGTCAGTGGATCGCGCGTATCGCCGCGGCGGTGTTCCTGTCGGCGTTCACGGTGGTCACCCTCGGGATGCCGCTCGGTGCGACACGGCTCTATCTGTTCGGCATTTCCGTCGATCAGCAGTTCCGCACCGAGTACCTGACCCGGCTGGCCCAGAGCCCGGCGCTGCACGACATGACCTACATCGGTCTGCCACCGTTCTACCCGGCGGGCTGGTTCTGGCTCGGCGGCCGCATCGCCGCGCTGACCGGCACACCGGCGTGGGAGATGTTGAAACCGTGGGCGATCGTCTCGATCGCGATCGCCGTCGTCTTGGCAATGGTGTTGTGGTCGGCCCTGATTCGCTTCGAATACGCACTGATCGTCACCGTCGCCACCACCGCGGTGACGCTGGCCTACAGCTCGCCCGAGCCCTACGCCGCGATCATCACCGTTCTGATCCCACCGGTCCTGGTGCTGGCCTGGTCGGGACTGCGCGGCAAGACAAGGCAGGGTGGCTGGGCCGCCGTCATCGGCGTCGGGCTGTTCCTCGGTGTCTCCGCAACCTTCTACACCCTGCTCGTCGGCTACACCGCCTTCACGGTTGTAGTGATGGCTGTCGTCGCCGCGATCGCGCGGCGCAGCGTCGAACCGCTGCTGCGACTCGTGCTCGCCGGCGTCATCGCGCTGGCCATCGCGGCGATCACCTGGCTGCCGTTCGTACTGCAAGCGGCCCGGCACCCGATGAGCGACACCGGCAGCGCCCAGCACTACCTGCCCGCCGACGGCGCGGTGCTGACCTTCCCGATGCTGCAGTTCTCACTGCTCGGCGCGCTCTGCATGCTCGGCACGCTCTGGCTGGTGTGGCGGGCCCGCACCTCCACGCGCGCGGCCGCGCTCGGCATCGGCGTGCTGACCGTCTACGCGTGGTCGATGCTGTCGATGCTGACCACCCTGGTGGGCACGACGCTGCTGTCGTTCCGGTTGCAGCCCACGCTCACCGTTCTGCTGTCCGCGGCCGGCGTGTTCGGATTCATCGACGTCACACTCGCGATCGCCGCACGTACCAATCGCACGGTCATCGGAGTCGGCGCGGCCATCGGGCTGATCGGCGCCATCGGTTTCAGCCAGGACATCCCGGATGTGCTGCGCCCCGACCTGACCGTGGCCTACACCGACACCGACGGCTACGGACAGCGCGGCGACCGCCGACCGCCCGGAGCCGAGAAGTACTACGCCGAAGTCGACGCCGCCATCCAGAAGATCACCGGCCGCCCGTACGAGGACACCGTCGTGCTGACCGCCGACTACAGCTTCCTGTCCTACTACCCCTACTACGGGTTCCAGGGGCTCACGTCGCACTACGCCAACCCCCTCGCCGAGTTCGACAAGCGGGCCGCGGCCATCGAATCGTGGGCTGACCTGAAGACCGCCGACCAGCTGGTCCATGCGCTCGACACCCTGCCGTGGCAGCCGCCGACGGTGTTCCTCATGCGCCGCGGCGCCAATGACACCTACACCCTGCGTCTGGCCCAGGATGTCTACCCCAACCAGCCCAATGTGCGCCGCTACACCGTCGACTTCGACGTCAACCTGTTCAGCGGACCGCACTTCACCGTCAAGACGATCGGACCGTTCGTACTGGCGATCCGGAATCCATAGCGATGGCCGCCCCAGCCCGCCAATTAACATCTAGCTCCGTGGACCAGACGCGGGCGAATTACCGGAACGCCCGTCTTGTCGCCGTCATCGCAGGCCTGCTGGGCGCCGCGCTGGCGATACTGACCCCGCTGCTGCCCGTGAAGCAAACCACCGCGGAGCTGAACTGGCCGCAGAACGGTGTCCTCAACAGCGTCACCGCGCCACTGATCAGCTACGTGGCTACCGACTTGACCATCGACGTGCCCTGCAGCGCCGCCGCCGGGCTCAACAGTCCCGACAAGACCGTGCTGCTGTCCACGGTCCCCAAGCAGGCACCCAAGGCCGTCGATCGCGGACTGCTCATTCAACGCGCCAACGACGACCTCGTCGTCGTTGTCCGCAACACGCCCGTCGTCGTCGCCCCGATGCGTCAGGTGCTCAGCCCGGCATGCCAGAAGTTGACGTTCACCGCCCACGCCGACCGCGTGACCGCCGAATTCGTCGGCCTCACCCAGGGCGCCGACAGCAACGCCCCCGGCAAACCGCTCACAGGCGAACGCAGCGGCTATGACTTCCGGCCCCAGATCGTCGGCGTCTTCACCGACCTGTCCGGACCCGCACCCGACGGGCTGAGTCTGCGGGCCACGATCGACACCCGCTACAGCAGCGCACCGACCGTGCTGAAGATGGCGGCGATGGTGCTCGGCGTCGTGCTGACGCTCGTGGCCCTGATCGCGCTGCACGTCATGGATCGGGCCGACGGCGTGCGGCAGCGACGCTTCCTGCCTGCCCGCTGGTGGTCGGTCAGCCCGCTGGACGGGCTGGTGCTCGCCGTCCTGGTGTGGTGGCACTTCGTCGGCGCCAACACCTCCGACGACGGCTACATCCTGACCATGGCCCGGGTCTCCGAGCACGCCGGCTACATGGCCAACTACTACCGCTGGTTCGGCACTCCGGAGTCGCCGTTCGGCTGGTATTACGACCTGCTTGCGCTCTGGGCGCACGTCTCGACATCGAGCGACTGGATGCGGCTGCCGACCCTGGGCATGGCCCTGGTGTGCTGGTGGCTGATCAGCCGCGAAGTGATCCCGCGACTCGGCCATGCGGTCAAGACCAGCCGGGCTGCCGTGTGGACCGCGGCAGGCATGTTCCTGGCGTTCTGGCTGCCGCTGAACAACGGTCTGCGCCCGGAGCCGATCATCGCGCTGGGCATCCTGCTGACGTGGTGCTCGGTCGAGCGCGGGGTGGCCACCAGCCGGCTGTTGCCGGTGGCGTTCGCCTGCATCATCGGCGCGCTGACGCTGTTCTCCGGTCCGACCGGCATCGCGTCGATCGGCGCGCTGCTGGTGGCGATCGGCCCGCTCCGCACGATCCTGCACCGGCGGTCCCGACAGTTCGGCCTGCTGCCCCTGCTCGCCCCGATACTCGCCGCGGCGACGGTGACGATCATCCTGATCTTCCGCGACCAAACCCTGGTCGGCGAACTCGACGCCAACATGCTCAAGTCCGCCGTCGGCCCGAGCCTGAGCTGGTTCGACGAACACATCCGCTACGAGCGGCTGTTCATGGCCAGCCCCGACGGCTCCGTCGCGCGGCGCTTCGCGGTGTTGGCCCTGCTCGTCGCGCTGGCGGTGTCGGTGGGGATGATCCTGCGTCGCGGGCACATCCCCGGAACCGCCGCCGGCCCCAGCCGTCGCATCATCGGGATCACGATCATCTCGTTCCTGGCGATGATGTTCACGCCGACGAAGTGGACTCACCACTTCGGGGTGTTCGCCGGGCTTGCCGGTTCGCTTGGTGCGCTGGCCGCCGTCGCGGTCACCGCCCACGTGCTGCGTTCCCGGCGAAACCGCGCGATCTTCGCCGCCCTCGTGCTGTTCGTCACCGCGCTATCGTTCGCCAGCGTCAACGGCTGGTGGTACGTCTCCAACTTCGGTGTGCCGTGGTCGAACCAGTTCCCGGAGTGGCACTTCGGCTTCACCACGATGCTGCTCGGCCTGACCATCCTGGCCCTGCTGCTGGCCGCCTGGTTCCACTTCTCCGGCCGCGACAACGGTGACTCCGGGCGTAGCCGGTGGTGGTCGCGTTTCGTGGGCTCGCCGCTGGCGACGATGGCCTGGTTGCTGGTCGTCTTCGAGGTGCTGTCGCTGACGCTGGGCATGACCGAACAATGGCCGGCGTGGTCGGTCGGACGATCGAATCTTCAAGCGGTGACCGGTAAGACGTGCGGCCTGGCCGACGACGTCCTGGTCGAGGAGGACCCGAACGCGGGGACACTGACCCCGATCGTCGGGGTGTCGGTGGGTGACGCGCTGGCGGCGACGACGGCCGAGGGCTTCACCCCCAACGGGATTCCCGCCGACGTCTCCGCCGACCCGGTGATGGAGCCACCCGGCGGCGGCAGCTTCGTCGACAGCGACGGTCTGGTCACCAGCAGCGAGGCCGGCACCGAAGGCGGCACCACCCTGGGCGCCGGCGTCAACGGGTCACGTGCCCGGTTGCCCTACGGTCTCGACCCGACCCGCACCCCGGTGATGGGCAGCTGGCGACCCGGCGTGCAGCAACCCGCGGTGCTGCGTTCGGCGTGGTACCAGTTGCCCGCCGACTGGACCGCCTCCCCCTTGCTCGTCGTCGCGGCCGCCGGCCGCTTCGACCAGGACGAGGTCCAGGTCCAGTGGGCGACCGACCAGCAGGCCGCCGAGGGCAAATCGGGCGGCACCGTTCTGTTCGGCGACGTCGGCGCCGCACCCGCGTGGCGCAACCTGCGCGCGCCACTGGCCGCGATCCCGCGTGAAGCCACCCACATCCGCCTCGTCGCCACCGACGACGACCTGTCGCCCCAGCACTGGATCGCGCTGACCCCGCCGCGCATCCCGAAGCTGCGCACTCTGCAGGACGTGGTC from the Mycolicibacterium crocinum genome contains:
- a CDS encoding arabinosyltransferase domain-containing protein, whose protein sequence is MAAPARQLTSSSVDQTRANYRNARLVAVIAGLLGAALAILTPLLPVKQTTAELNWPQNGVLNSVTAPLISYVATDLTIDVPCSAAAGLNSPDKTVLLSTVPKQAPKAVDRGLLIQRANDDLVVVVRNTPVVVAPMRQVLSPACQKLTFTAHADRVTAEFVGLTQGADSNAPGKPLTGERSGYDFRPQIVGVFTDLSGPAPDGLSLRATIDTRYSSAPTVLKMAAMVLGVVLTLVALIALHVMDRADGVRQRRFLPARWWSVSPLDGLVLAVLVWWHFVGANTSDDGYILTMARVSEHAGYMANYYRWFGTPESPFGWYYDLLALWAHVSTSSDWMRLPTLGMALVCWWLISREVIPRLGHAVKTSRAAVWTAAGMFLAFWLPLNNGLRPEPIIALGILLTWCSVERGVATSRLLPVAFACIIGALTLFSGPTGIASIGALLVAIGPLRTILHRRSRQFGLLPLLAPILAAATVTIILIFRDQTLVGELDANMLKSAVGPSLSWFDEHIRYERLFMASPDGSVARRFAVLALLVALAVSVGMILRRGHIPGTAAGPSRRIIGITIISFLAMMFTPTKWTHHFGVFAGLAGSLGALAAVAVTAHVLRSRRNRAIFAALVLFVTALSFASVNGWWYVSNFGVPWSNQFPEWHFGFTTMLLGLTILALLLAAWFHFSGRDNGDSGRSRWWSRFVGSPLATMAWLLVVFEVLSLTLGMTEQWPAWSVGRSNLQAVTGKTCGLADDVLVEEDPNAGTLTPIVGVSVGDALAATTAEGFTPNGIPADVSADPVMEPPGGGSFVDSDGLVTSSEAGTEGGTTLGAGVNGSRARLPYGLDPTRTPVMGSWRPGVQQPAVLRSAWYQLPADWTASPLLVVAAAGRFDQDEVQVQWATDQQAAEGKSGGTVLFGDVGAAPAWRNLRAPLAAIPREATHIRLVATDDDLSPQHWIALTPPRIPKLRTLQDVVGSKDPVLLDWLVGLAFPCQRPFAHQYGVIEPPKWRILPDRFGAEANSPVMDNIGGGPLGISELLYRAVTVPSYLRNDWFRDWGALQRLNPFYPDAKPARLDLGTATRSGLWSPAPLRPT